The Simkania negevensis Z genome has a window encoding:
- a CDS encoding PDDEXK nuclease domain-containing protein: MNKMLRKSVKSTKEAQQAINKNSEPISNGYLETLKKLKEKIQSSQIQAAVKVNQELIHLYWEIGIAISEKQEKEGWGAKTIEKLAKDLKAAFPHAKGFSRTNISYMVQFSKEYPEIEIIQQLVGQIPWGHNLILIQRLSNREERLWYVKKIIENGWSRNMLSIWIDSDLYRREGKAITNFTNTLPPLQSDLANQTLKDPYCFDFLSLTKNYEERDLEKGLIDHIQKFLIELGKGFAFVGKQCELKVSNTIYYLDLLFYHLELSCFCVIELKGTSFKPEYAGKINFYLSAVDDLMKRPHDNPSIGILLCKDKNKTEVEYALRDIKKPIGVASYETEIVKNLPEKLKSSLPSVEEIEAEINRDIYD; this comes from the coding sequence ATGAATAAAATGCTCAGAAAAAGTGTCAAAAGTACTAAAGAAGCCCAGCAAGCAATTAACAAGAATAGCGAACCTATTTCCAATGGTTATCTTGAAACACTGAAAAAACTCAAAGAGAAAATCCAGTCTAGTCAGATCCAAGCAGCAGTCAAAGTTAATCAAGAACTTATTCACCTTTATTGGGAAATTGGGATTGCAATTTCTGAAAAACAAGAAAAAGAAGGATGGGGAGCAAAAACAATTGAAAAACTTGCGAAAGATTTGAAAGCTGCTTTTCCTCACGCAAAAGGATTCTCCCGTACAAATATCTCATACATGGTTCAGTTTTCTAAGGAATACCCTGAAATTGAAATTATCCAACAGCTTGTTGGACAAATTCCTTGGGGACATAACCTTATTCTAATTCAGAGACTTAGCAATAGAGAAGAACGACTATGGTATGTAAAAAAAATAATTGAAAATGGCTGGAGCCGTAATATGCTTTCCATTTGGATCGACTCAGATCTTTATCGAAGGGAAGGAAAGGCAATTACAAATTTTACAAATACCTTACCTCCATTGCAGTCAGACTTAGCAAATCAAACTCTTAAAGATCCTTATTGCTTCGATTTTCTATCACTTACAAAGAATTATGAAGAAAGGGATTTAGAAAAAGGGCTCATAGATCACATACAAAAATTCCTAATTGAGTTAGGTAAAGGATTTGCTTTTGTTGGGAAGCAATGTGAACTGAAAGTTTCTAATACAATCTACTATTTGGATCTTCTTTTCTATCATCTTGAATTAAGCTGTTTTTGCGTGATTGAACTTAAAGGGACCTCTTTTAAACCTGAATACGCAGGGAAAATCAATTTTTACCTTTCAGCTGTTGATGATTTAATGAAGAGACCTCATGACAATCCGTCTATTGGAATACTCCTTTGTAAAGATAAAAACAAGACAGAGGTAGAATATGCTTTGCGCGATATCAAAAAACCGATCGGGGTTGCAAGCTATGAAACAGAAATCGTTAAAAATCTCCCTGAAAAATTAAAGTCCTCACTTCCTTCAGTTGAGGAAATTGAAGCAGAAATTAATCGAGACATCTATGACTAA
- the traN gene encoding conjugal transfer protein TraN, which yields MSLMLLTCSLHANLSEDTKKNIQKEAHEAAQDYNNTAWNALKALYKNGSDSIMKSLSDDPPLNPDEVKARCKSQEFPQTTPEMKELLISSREFDIELSLPDEKYKLQEEDIDLNALGSEQQKIDRFETCEEGEVYTYSFEQERQVSITPAIKKVEKICLGHKKEFSAWTRNGLKEDLELFKKHLEDEEGRVDFDFYIDSSFVNLVTSYCTTAHWKHLEPEKRCHNYHTHESIIQQAKETESWKTLSSNRRSLSEIEGNPSCSLLQVENYEEGPRLIDEMVISKPFWKRRLIFNCREKASSKCEKLRLKGGILVEKQCLKQHDDRCALWQKTYDMSSLVEPKNHPTVEIDHDLFIGVEADKTFGENTDFGEAIATLMAAAGLADQEDPKNINFTKESIFSGCESKCRRSFDSDNVFDCCYDGSKQGQGLCIAAHLGKCSEEEKGLYRAVRDGKCHYLGKLSGTLVTKHIYCCFPTKLARILQEEGRKQLGLSWGNSKKSRCHGLSFQQLTSLDFSQMDLSEFVRDFKEKVSEEALAKKLKHSLQEFSGKISLEETTHKTRNILSEDLKKVEEAKP from the coding sequence ATGTCATTGATGTTGCTTACCTGCTCGTTACACGCAAATTTAAGTGAAGACACCAAGAAGAACATTCAGAAAGAAGCACATGAAGCTGCCCAAGACTACAATAACACAGCTTGGAATGCTTTAAAAGCATTGTATAAAAATGGATCAGATTCGATCATGAAAAGTCTATCAGATGATCCTCCTTTGAATCCAGATGAGGTTAAAGCAAGATGTAAGTCTCAAGAGTTTCCTCAAACAACTCCCGAAATGAAAGAGCTTTTGATTTCATCTAGAGAATTCGACATAGAACTTTCACTTCCAGATGAAAAGTATAAGCTGCAAGAAGAAGATATTGACCTAAACGCTTTAGGGTCTGAGCAACAAAAAATAGATAGATTTGAAACATGTGAAGAAGGAGAAGTTTACACGTATTCCTTCGAACAAGAAAGACAAGTTTCAATTACTCCGGCAATCAAAAAAGTTGAAAAAATCTGTCTTGGTCATAAAAAAGAATTTTCTGCTTGGACTAGAAATGGACTGAAAGAAGATCTAGAACTCTTCAAGAAGCATCTTGAAGATGAAGAAGGGAGAGTAGACTTTGATTTTTACATTGACTCTTCTTTTGTAAATTTAGTCACATCCTATTGTACAACAGCTCATTGGAAACATTTAGAGCCTGAAAAAAGATGCCATAATTATCACACTCATGAGTCTATCATTCAACAAGCCAAGGAAACAGAGTCTTGGAAAACACTTTCAAGTAATAGACGCTCTTTAAGTGAAATCGAAGGAAATCCGAGCTGTTCTCTGCTCCAAGTAGAGAATTATGAAGAAGGTCCACGCCTTATCGATGAAATGGTTATCTCAAAGCCATTTTGGAAAAGAAGGCTGATATTTAACTGCAGAGAAAAGGCTTCATCAAAATGTGAAAAATTACGTCTAAAAGGGGGCATCTTGGTTGAAAAACAGTGTCTTAAGCAACATGATGATAGGTGTGCTCTTTGGCAAAAGACCTATGACATGAGTAGTCTTGTCGAACCAAAAAATCATCCGACAGTTGAAATAGATCATGACCTTTTTATTGGAGTAGAGGCCGATAAAACCTTTGGAGAAAACACTGATTTTGGGGAAGCAATTGCAACTCTTATGGCTGCTGCTGGGTTAGCCGATCAAGAAGACCCAAAAAATATCAATTTTACAAAAGAAAGCATTTTTTCAGGATGTGAGAGCAAGTGTCGGCGCTCTTTTGATTCAGATAATGTTTTTGACTGTTGTTATGATGGAAGTAAGCAGGGACAAGGGCTCTGTATTGCCGCCCATTTGGGAAAATGTAGCGAGGAAGAAAAAGGTCTTTATCGAGCAGTTCGAGACGGTAAATGCCACTATTTGGGAAAACTCTCAGGAACATTAGTAACAAAACATATTTATTGCTGCTTCCCCACAAAGCTCGCAAGAATTCTTCAAGAAGAAGGGAGAAAACAATTAGGACTTAGTTGGGGAAATTCAAAAAAGTCAAGATGCCACGGTCTTTCTTTTCAACAGTTAACGTCTTTAGATTTTTCTCAAATGGACCTCTCAGAGTTTGTTCGAGACTTTAAAGAGAAAGTATCAGAAGAAGCTCTTGCAAAAAAGCTCAAGCACTCCTTGCAAGAATTTTCAGGAAAAATTTCTCTTGAAGAAACTACTCATAAGACACGAAATATTTTATCTGAGGATCTTAAAAAAGTAGAGGAGGCAAAGCCGTGA
- a CDS encoding conjugal transfer protein TraH: MRTIKNALFLLILIIPIGVFAKSRFDEMIDAFVDGMEKEAEIHHNITKSHAFYDKSLGVTFTGGSGYLRNRVSNVHPIHIELPSFDIGCGGIDYSFGGLSTVSAEEFGKTLVNIGKSMGTHFLILSLQSASPQFLDSINKLESFALPINGFSINSCEIGQALAEGVWPRETGATQYICSHAGAKKGYFSGMIEARHGCSRFGNDARRSLSHVDDMGFLVGEYNIAYKAMEKLTLSEEERNLYLNLTGTIVRKKSGKRELDKETKEEVDLYEYRYYPSKIEAVLDLLIYGKNPIPLKKSFRENSSETNQEQTPTFYEYKLGSLEVGTTDKLSSPHMAGECGKILRVLENLLEKIVNEGILEGVSLTREEEELIEKTAFPIDTLLNLMGQWQGTTALERVSLFEVAELLAVEKANKYAQEVLKLMIHTTTSVEARQVTTENVKEFKESLYKAIQDIQQRNQEIYFKMNQKSQLIDFYMNIERNLRENIGGAL; the protein is encoded by the coding sequence ATGCGAACAATTAAAAATGCTCTTTTTTTGCTTATTCTAATTATTCCCATCGGCGTTTTCGCTAAATCGAGATTTGACGAAATGATAGATGCCTTCGTAGATGGTATGGAAAAAGAAGCAGAAATCCATCACAACATCACAAAGTCGCACGCATTTTACGATAAATCTTTAGGAGTCACTTTCACAGGAGGATCTGGATATTTAAGAAATCGGGTATCCAATGTGCATCCAATTCACATTGAACTTCCAAGCTTTGATATTGGTTGTGGGGGAATTGACTATTCTTTTGGTGGTCTAAGTACCGTTTCAGCGGAAGAATTTGGCAAAACTTTGGTCAATATTGGGAAATCTATGGGGACTCATTTTTTAATCCTTTCTCTTCAAAGCGCCTCACCACAGTTCCTTGATTCCATCAACAAGCTTGAAAGCTTCGCTCTGCCTATTAATGGGTTTTCGATTAACTCTTGTGAAATTGGGCAAGCCTTAGCTGAAGGAGTCTGGCCCAGAGAAACTGGCGCGACACAATATATTTGCTCCCATGCCGGAGCAAAAAAAGGGTATTTCTCTGGGATGATTGAAGCGCGACATGGATGTAGTCGCTTTGGGAACGATGCACGGCGGTCCCTAAGCCATGTCGATGATATGGGGTTTCTTGTAGGGGAGTACAATATTGCTTACAAGGCTATGGAAAAATTAACTCTTTCCGAAGAAGAAAGAAATTTATACCTCAACCTCACAGGGACGATTGTTCGCAAAAAAAGTGGGAAAAGAGAGCTTGATAAAGAGACAAAAGAAGAGGTTGACCTCTATGAATACCGGTACTATCCCTCAAAAATAGAGGCTGTACTTGATCTTTTGATTTATGGCAAGAATCCTATTCCTTTGAAAAAATCGTTTAGAGAAAACTCAAGCGAAACAAATCAAGAACAAACTCCCACTTTTTACGAATATAAGCTGGGAAGTCTAGAAGTAGGTACAACAGATAAGCTTAGCTCTCCTCATATGGCTGGAGAGTGTGGGAAGATACTAAGAGTTCTTGAAAATCTTCTCGAAAAAATTGTGAATGAGGGGATTTTAGAAGGTGTTTCTCTAACTCGTGAAGAAGAAGAACTTATAGAGAAAACAGCATTTCCTATAGATACCCTGCTTAACCTTATGGGGCAGTGGCAAGGCACAACAGCATTAGAGAGAGTTTCTCTATTCGAAGTAGCAGAGCTTTTGGCAGTTGAAAAAGCCAATAAGTATGCGCAGGAAGTTCTAAAGCTCATGATCCATACTACCACTTCTGTAGAAGCTAGACAGGTCACAACAGAAAACGTTAAAGAATTTAAAGAGTCTCTCTACAAGGCGATTCAAGATATTCAACAAAGAAATCAAGAGATCTATTTCAAGATGAACCAGAAATCTCAGCTTATTGATTTTTACATGAATATTGAACGTAACTTAAGAGAAAATATCGGAGGGGCTTTATGA
- a CDS encoding TraU family protein: MMKKISLIGLFFTLCFNTISANESAPDVGKFINPISDVCWSCLFPIHIMGENITKKEKPLTKYNQKLTCSCAGGIVGLPLAFWEPTRLIDVTRTPYKLVGLGGIQIGENLKKGGGVFGSSPSENQSFYHVHYYQFPLLSLLEIFGDFLCVEDFPLDIGYLSELDPFWMNDKWTSILAPETVLFGTPPAQLACIPDCLVSTFGKPNDKLFWCGGCQGNLYPLTGFIGHHSGPIRSSSLLVHRILAKLHKLGVLKTFSKDEYCCPKRSRFIKKAAYKTQLAYPVAQTKGSCNPLGKSTLKWGAFKSYPYKGEDFTYVIWTKKHCCLDPVKMSSSTAGAVIQGGQKVIDTIGGLGE, encoded by the coding sequence ATGATGAAAAAAATCTCACTAATCGGCCTTTTCTTCACTCTATGTTTTAACACAATTTCTGCTAATGAGTCGGCCCCTGATGTTGGAAAATTCATTAACCCCATCAGCGATGTCTGCTGGAGTTGTCTATTTCCCATTCATATTATGGGAGAAAACATCACAAAAAAAGAAAAACCCCTAACAAAATACAACCAAAAACTTACCTGCTCATGTGCTGGTGGAATTGTCGGGCTCCCGCTAGCTTTTTGGGAGCCAACCCGTTTAATCGATGTAACACGAACACCTTATAAGTTAGTGGGTTTAGGGGGAATTCAAATAGGGGAAAACCTCAAAAAAGGAGGAGGCGTTTTTGGATCAAGTCCCTCTGAAAATCAAAGTTTCTACCATGTTCATTACTATCAGTTCCCACTGCTTTCTCTTCTTGAAATCTTTGGAGACTTTCTCTGTGTTGAAGATTTTCCATTAGATATTGGATACCTATCTGAACTAGATCCATTTTGGATGAACGACAAGTGGACAAGTATTTTGGCTCCAGAAACAGTCCTGTTTGGGACACCCCCTGCTCAGCTTGCTTGTATTCCAGATTGTCTTGTGTCAACGTTTGGCAAACCGAATGATAAACTTTTTTGGTGTGGAGGCTGTCAAGGTAACCTTTACCCCCTCACAGGTTTTATTGGACACCATTCGGGCCCCATTCGTTCGTCTTCTCTACTGGTACATCGCATTTTAGCCAAACTTCACAAATTAGGAGTCTTAAAAACGTTTTCAAAAGATGAGTACTGCTGTCCCAAGCGTTCACGTTTTATCAAAAAAGCAGCATATAAAACCCAGCTAGCTTATCCGGTTGCTCAAACAAAAGGTTCTTGTAATCCATTAGGAAAATCAACCCTAAAGTGGGGAGCATTCAAATCGTATCCCTATAAAGGGGAAGATTTCACATATGTCATTTGGACAAAGAAACACTGCTGCTTGGACCCGGTTAAAATGAGCTCTAGCACCGCTGGGGCAGTGATACAAGGGGGACAAAAAGTTATAGATACCATTGGAGGATTAGGGGAATAA
- a CDS encoding protein-tyrosine phosphatase family protein codes for MTTKTFFILFFTILTSILRAGQNDWEVELVTLSAETISLSSKYQALNTKDPGFHKTIIRITNLPDAKTYFMRWNRSFFSSSEQHQKFSKKDLFHAAETLGENVAVLVISSRGFLPGEKVYYTLETVGTESKSLQFSFIPQPIVKEVRNGKSKLIGELILLEPARYELDLEGVSSFEKLKLLSRSSEESIEREFVYTKPMRIGITPGVIGKNGGVCNLSLTRQKGDYFTLQLPWGDELLGHLSGETLPTTSSFSPIHRKVSNEK; via the coding sequence ATGACAACTAAGACTTTCTTCATTTTATTTTTTACTATCCTGACTTCTATTCTGCGAGCGGGTCAAAATGATTGGGAGGTTGAATTAGTAACACTTTCAGCAGAGACCATTTCATTGTCATCTAAATATCAAGCGTTAAATACTAAAGACCCTGGATTTCACAAAACGATTATACGTATCACAAATCTTCCTGATGCAAAAACATATTTCATGAGATGGAATCGGTCTTTTTTTTCTTCAAGTGAACAACATCAAAAATTTTCTAAAAAAGACCTTTTCCATGCTGCTGAAACCCTTGGAGAAAACGTTGCCGTCCTCGTTATTAGTAGTCGAGGATTTTTACCTGGAGAGAAAGTTTATTATACATTAGAAACGGTGGGCACAGAATCAAAGTCTCTGCAGTTTAGCTTTATTCCTCAACCCATAGTGAAAGAAGTCAGAAATGGCAAATCGAAGCTTATAGGTGAACTTATCCTCTTAGAACCAGCGAGGTATGAGCTTGATTTAGAAGGGGTATCGTCATTTGAAAAGTTGAAACTCCTATCTCGTTCATCTGAAGAAAGTATTGAGCGTGAGTTTGTGTATACCAAACCGATGAGAATAGGGATTACGCCAGGCGTTATTGGAAAAAATGGGGGAGTTTGCAATTTATCCCTCACTAGACAAAAAGGGGATTATTTTACTCTTCAACTGCCTTGGGGAGATGAACTTCTTGGTCATTTAAGTGGGGAGACCCTTCCTACTACTAGCTCCTTTTCACCTATCCATCGAAAAGTAAGCAATGAAAAATAA
- a CDS encoding conjugal transfer protein TraF: MKAKLLLLLLFPCFCFSDFYQEGHFVGFYFFEDPEPKKEEEEISRDYSKVNDPNEAQRITKENNERFQKAIDLATLNPTPDHILRALQIQSDIVDRSLKFSEEVRRFIIENPEIGAVFDTPISQRGMNVKKVVEKAEKEAIISQIKEKYFLLLFAEGGCPYSEIAADVALMMEEEYGLKVRIVVVNDKPFKHTSNELKSKSLPALFSVNRFPVFFLVNPSSLQRKSNQLIDFERYAVGAGMVSLTEIVNNIYRQALHYHLVDQPLDFHANN; encoded by the coding sequence GTGAAAGCCAAGCTCCTTTTGCTCTTACTATTTCCATGCTTTTGCTTCTCAGACTTTTACCAAGAAGGACACTTTGTTGGTTTTTATTTTTTTGAAGACCCTGAGCCAAAAAAAGAAGAGGAAGAGATCTCTCGAGATTATAGCAAAGTTAACGATCCAAATGAGGCTCAACGAATCACAAAGGAGAATAATGAGAGATTCCAAAAGGCGATAGATCTCGCCACTCTGAATCCGACTCCAGATCATATTTTGAGAGCCTTGCAGATTCAAAGTGATATCGTCGATCGATCACTCAAATTTTCTGAAGAAGTCCGTCGTTTCATCATTGAAAATCCTGAAATAGGAGCAGTTTTTGATACACCGATTTCTCAAAGAGGAATGAACGTTAAAAAAGTCGTAGAAAAAGCGGAAAAAGAAGCTATCATCTCCCAAATCAAGGAAAAATACTTCCTGCTACTTTTTGCTGAAGGAGGATGTCCTTATTCAGAAATTGCAGCTGACGTTGCCTTGATGATGGAAGAGGAATACGGTCTAAAAGTGCGTATCGTTGTTGTAAACGACAAACCATTTAAGCACACATCTAATGAACTGAAAAGCAAGAGTCTTCCAGCTCTTTTTAGTGTAAATCGCTTCCCTGTATTTTTTCTTGTCAACCCAAGCTCTCTCCAGAGAAAAAGCAATCAGTTAATTGACTTTGAGCGCTATGCCGTAGGAGCTGGCATGGTTTCTTTAACAGAAATCGTTAATAACATTTATAGACAAGCCCTTCATTACCACCTTGTTGATCAACCCCTGGACTTCCATGCGAACAATTAA
- a CDS encoding conjugal transfer protein TraG N-terminal domain-containing protein: MKKLFLALLFLPVSLYSEETFWPIFTWGNGRLTKSILDALTALSKSSEYNGYILLCVFIGLNAALLYFVVKGSIFAALRSWLVPTLILLNIGFIPVKVVIHDNLVKTDPIAQNIPVDNVPLFFAAPMSIFTSFSQEMTEIMETFFHQVNDPIYNWTGHIFGGHSLYNIRKMKILDGTTEQNFREFCRECVFRDLGLGIYTREDLLEAPNLIKFLKNHTSKIRGCTYIYPKTLKINVPKNNEEEVSDNKIEATINDIASLAGTKGRLSCRRAIEQIAMNISGNLLNSREILLGAVGNQFGFLSKTASEAPIEEIIKQQIAIDTLKDYTNPTHTSLAAAKARAVQNETNRILGIFSSADLIAQRNDLFLILLAASSFIGILSLMQIGLKMILNYFKLLAWLAFWPPLYVVVNFLLDHKWAIKKTLYGISNSGLTLGTSEGLLEIWQQQQASANALLCMIPALSWAILFLAKQGVHALFSMVGGLSGGAHSAASAGAAEAVSGNYNYQNIGIKGKSTGHSSFFQQQNAPFIGTDKMTQSMASGEVVSGMTGEGLTYKEAQSNLANVPVLRESLSSSISNQLEEAESLNQTDGIHLSETASDLTSALKDLGFTRNTSLGQTEGHTSTHQQGLHTQAQQAYSQALSLAEQRGESVQDVFREAANANLGFKVFGTGTSGDLSLSKGFSHLSDEQKQTRLAEDLSLFKQLQNLSQTAKTDGVNLSGASDVKTAQNFTDKFDKMGSVAESYNSSFSKIQGLKDLQSVAQSKDLSVSNSLVNPFTDYLFDRNHQDIGRVQSALRNPEQMESYANDFLSDYKREFEMTKPDLEAAHIQNKDSAIHSFNDPSQRKFSVHENVAPDMHINSEFKKDDFPSKNLLKTAESQIGSMNPGIIQIQDPGDWKPLELTKARKNAPTPLDIRDFKHIESETKDIPQQLDQKNEEFEKNADTHFLLKSIQHSTVKKAAGMVQKFFELSESELSKPYDPGLPGWDELTGEQKVAVMDFRTSDDI, translated from the coding sequence ATGAAGAAGCTGTTTTTAGCTCTTCTATTTCTACCTGTTTCTCTCTATTCTGAGGAGACTTTTTGGCCTATTTTTACATGGGGAAATGGAAGACTCACCAAAAGTATCTTAGACGCGCTTACAGCTCTTTCAAAGAGTTCTGAGTATAATGGTTATATTCTTCTTTGTGTATTTATTGGACTCAACGCAGCTCTTCTTTATTTTGTTGTTAAGGGAAGCATTTTCGCCGCCCTAAGGTCGTGGCTTGTTCCTACATTAATTCTTCTAAATATAGGGTTTATTCCTGTTAAAGTTGTGATTCATGACAATCTTGTTAAAACAGACCCCATTGCTCAAAACATTCCAGTCGACAATGTACCTCTTTTCTTTGCTGCCCCCATGTCGATCTTTACAAGTTTTTCTCAAGAAATGACTGAGATTATGGAGACATTTTTCCATCAAGTAAATGATCCCATTTATAACTGGACTGGCCATATTTTTGGAGGACATAGTCTTTATAACATCCGAAAGATGAAAATCTTAGATGGAACAACGGAGCAAAATTTTCGAGAATTTTGTCGAGAATGCGTCTTTAGAGATTTAGGTCTTGGGATTTATACACGAGAAGATCTATTAGAAGCTCCTAACTTGATTAAGTTTTTGAAAAATCACACCTCTAAAATTCGAGGGTGCACCTATATCTACCCTAAGACTTTAAAAATTAACGTTCCAAAAAATAATGAAGAAGAAGTTAGTGATAATAAAATCGAAGCTACAATTAATGATATTGCATCTTTAGCTGGGACGAAAGGAAGACTTTCTTGTCGAAGAGCTATAGAGCAAATCGCGATGAATATTTCAGGCAATCTTTTGAATTCTAGAGAAATTCTCTTAGGAGCTGTTGGCAACCAATTTGGCTTTCTTTCTAAAACAGCTAGTGAAGCCCCTATCGAAGAGATCATTAAGCAGCAAATCGCGATTGATACTCTCAAAGACTATACCAACCCGACTCATACAAGCTTAGCAGCAGCCAAAGCAAGAGCTGTCCAAAATGAAACAAACCGCATCTTAGGGATCTTTTCTAGCGCAGATCTGATCGCTCAAAGAAACGATCTTTTTCTTATATTACTTGCTGCTTCCTCATTTATAGGCATCCTCTCTCTTATGCAAATCGGGCTGAAGATGATACTAAATTATTTTAAACTATTGGCTTGGTTAGCCTTTTGGCCTCCGCTCTATGTAGTGGTGAACTTCTTATTAGACCATAAATGGGCTATAAAAAAAACTCTCTATGGGATCTCAAACTCTGGTCTAACCTTAGGTACTTCAGAAGGGCTCTTGGAGATTTGGCAACAGCAGCAAGCCTCTGCGAATGCCCTTCTCTGTATGATACCTGCACTTTCATGGGCAATTCTATTTTTAGCGAAACAAGGAGTGCACGCTCTTTTTAGTATGGTCGGAGGTTTGTCAGGAGGAGCGCATAGCGCTGCAAGTGCAGGTGCTGCTGAAGCGGTTTCAGGAAATTACAACTATCAAAACATAGGAATCAAAGGAAAGTCTACAGGCCATAGTAGCTTTTTCCAACAGCAGAATGCTCCTTTCATTGGGACTGATAAAATGACACAATCCATGGCGTCTGGAGAGGTTGTGTCAGGCATGACAGGGGAGGGCCTTACCTATAAAGAAGCGCAGTCTAATCTTGCCAATGTTCCTGTTTTAAGAGAGTCACTTTCTAGTAGCATTTCTAACCAGTTAGAAGAAGCCGAATCACTCAATCAGACCGATGGGATTCATCTTTCTGAGACAGCTTCGGATCTGACTAGTGCTTTAAAAGACTTAGGCTTCACGAGAAATACATCTTTAGGACAAACCGAAGGACATACAAGTACCCATCAGCAAGGGCTACATACACAAGCGCAGCAAGCGTACTCACAAGCGCTCTCTCTTGCTGAACAAAGAGGGGAGTCTGTTCAAGATGTTTTCAGAGAAGCTGCGAATGCCAACTTAGGTTTTAAAGTTTTTGGAACCGGCACTAGCGGAGATCTTTCTTTGTCGAAAGGCTTTTCTCATTTAAGTGATGAGCAGAAGCAAACAAGACTAGCTGAAGATCTTAGCCTTTTCAAACAGCTGCAAAACCTCTCGCAAACTGCAAAAACAGATGGAGTCAACCTTTCAGGAGCATCTGATGTTAAAACGGCTCAGAACTTTACTGATAAATTTGATAAAATGGGCTCTGTTGCCGAGTCTTACAATTCGTCTTTCAGTAAAATCCAAGGTTTAAAAGACCTTCAAAGTGTTGCCCAATCTAAAGATTTGTCTGTTTCAAATAGCCTTGTAAATCCCTTTACTGACTATCTCTTTGACCGAAATCACCAAGATATTGGAAGGGTTCAGTCAGCTCTTAGAAATCCCGAACAGATGGAATCTTATGCTAATGATTTTCTTTCGGATTACAAGCGTGAATTTGAGATGACAAAACCAGATTTAGAAGCAGCCCATATCCAAAACAAAGATTCTGCAATTCATAGTTTTAACGATCCTTCTCAAAGGAAATTTTCTGTGCATGAGAATGTGGCACCTGATATGCACATAAATTCAGAGTTTAAAAAAGATGATTTTCCTAGCAAAAACCTTTTAAAAACGGCTGAGTCCCAAATTGGAAGCATGAATCCAGGCATCATCCAGATACAAGATCCTGGAGATTGGAAACCTTTAGAACTAACAAAGGCAAGAAAAAATGCTCCGACTCCCCTTGATATAAGGGATTTTAAACATATCGAGTCTGAAACAAAAGACATTCCTCAGCAGTTAGATCAGAAGAATGAAGAGTTTGAGAAAAATGCTGACACACATTTCCTTCTTAAATCAATTCAGCATTCAACGGTTAAGAAAGCAGCAGGAATGGTGCAGAAGTTTTTTGAGCTTTCTGAATCAGAATTAAGTAAACCATATGATCCCGGGTTGCCTGGTTGGGATGAACTAACCGGCGAACAGAAAGTTGCAGTGATGGATTTTAGAACAAGTGATGACATTTAG